A single window of Arvicola amphibius chromosome 15, mArvAmp1.2, whole genome shotgun sequence DNA harbors:
- the Mbtps1 gene encoding membrane-bound transcription factor site-1 protease isoform X1, producing the protein MKLINIWLLLLVVLLCGKKHLGDRLGKKAFEKAPCLSCSHLTLKVEFSSTVVEYEYIVAFNGYFTAKARNSFISSALKSSEVDNWRIIPRNNPSSDYPSDFEVIQIKEKQKAGLLTLEDHPNIKRVTPQRKVFRSLKFAESDPIVPCNETRWSQKWQSSRPLKRASLSLGSGFWHATGRHSSRRLLRAIPRQVAQTLQADVLWQMGYTGANVRVAVFDTGLSEKHPHFKNVKERTNWTNERTLDDGLGHGTFVAGVIASMRECQGFAPDAELHIFRVFTNNQVSYTSWFLDAFNYAILKKIDVLNLSIGGPDFMDHPFVDKVWELTANNVIMVSAIGNDGPLYGTLNNPADQMDVIGVGGIDFEDNIARFSSRGMTTWELPGGYGRVKPDIVTYGAGVRGSGVKGGCRALSGTSVASPVVAGAVTLLVSTVQNRELVNPASVKQALIASARRLPGVNMFEQGHGKLDLLRAYQILSSYKPQASLSPSYIDLTECPYMWPYCSQPIYYGGMPTIVNVTILNGMGVTGRIVDKPEWRPYLPQNGDNIEVAFSYSSVLWPWSGYLAISISVTKKAASWEGIAQGHIMITVASPAETESKNGAEHTSTVKLPIKVKIIPTPPRSKRVLWDQYHNLRYPPGYFPRDNLRMKNDPLDWNGDHVHTNFRDMYQHLRSMGYFVEVLGAPFTCFDATQYGTLLMVDSEEEYFPEEIAKLRRDVDNGLSLVIFSDWYNTSVMRKVKFYDENTRQWWMPDTGGANIPALNELLSVWNMGFSDGLYEGEFSLANHDMYYASGCSIAKFPEDGVVITQTFKDQGLEVLKQEMEIVENVPILGLYQIPAEGGGRIVLYGDSNCLDDSHRQKDCFWLLDALLQYTSYGVTPPSLSHSGNRQRPPSGAGLVPPERMEGNHLHRYSKVLEAHLGDPKPRPLPACPHLSWAKPQPVNETAPSNLWKHQKLLSIDLDKVVLPNFRSNRPQVRPLSPGESGAWDIPGGIMPGRYNQEVGQTIPVFAFLGAMVALAFFVVQISKAKSRPKRRRPRAKRPQLAQQTHPPRTPSV; encoded by the exons AATATATTGTGGCTTTCAACGGGTACTTCACAGCCAAAGCTAGAAACTCATTTATTTCAAGCGCTCTGAAAAGCAGTGAAGTAGACAACTGGAGAATTATACCTCGGAACAACCCATCCAGTGACTACCCTAGTGATTTTGAGGTGATTcagataaaagagaaacagaaggctgGGCTGCTCACACTTGAAGATCATCCAAACATCAAGCGGGTGACCCCTCAGCGGAAAGTCTTTCGTTCCCTGAAGTTTGCTGAAT CTGACCCCATTGTGCCATGTAATGAAACCCGGTGGAGCCAGAAGTGGCAGTCATCACGACCCCTGAAAAGGGCCAGTCTCTCCCTGGGCTCTGGATTCTGGCATGCAACAGGAAGACATTCAAGTCGACGATTGCTGAGAGCCATTCCTCGACAGGTTGCACAGACattgcaggcagatgtgctgtGGCAGATGGGATACACAG GTGCTAATGTCAGGGTTGCTGTTTTTGATACTGGGCTCAGTGAGAAGCATCCACACTTCAAGAatgtgaaggagagaaccaactggaCCAATGAGCGGACCCTGGATGATG GGCTGGGTCATGGCACATTTGTTGCAGGTGTGATTGCCAGCATGAGGGAGTGCCAGGGATTTGCCCCAGATGCAGAACTGCACATCTTCAGGGTCTTTACCAACAATCAG GTGTCTTACACATCTTGGTTTTTGGACGCCTTCAACTATGCCATCCTAAAGAAGATTGACGTTCTAAACCTTAGCATTGGCGGTCCTGACTTCATGGATCATCCCTTTGTTGATAAG GTGTGGGAATTAACAGCTAACAATGTAATCATGGTTTCTGCTATCGGCAATGACGGACCTCTTTATGG CACTCTGAATAACCCTGCTGATCAGATGGATGTGATTGGAGTGGGTGGCATTGACTTTGAAGATAACATCGCCCGCTTTTCTTCCAGGGGAATGACTACCTGG GAACTACCAGGAGGCTATGGTCGTGTGAAACCTGACATTGTCACCTATGGTGCCGGAGTGCGGGGTTCCGGTGTGAAAGGGGGCTGCCGGGCACTCTCGGGGACCAGTGTCGCTTCCCCAGTGGTTGCTGGGGCTGTCACCTTGTTAGTAAG CACAGTGCAGAATCGGGAGCTAGTGAATCCTGCCAGTGTGAAACAAGCTCTGATTGCATCAGCCCGGAGGCTTCCTGGTGTCAACATGTTTGAGCAAGGCCATGGCAAGCTGGATCTGCTGCGAGCCTATCAAATCCTCAGCAGCTACAAACCACAGGCAAG CTTGAGTCCTAGCTACATCGACCTGACTGAGTGTCCCTACATGTGGCCCTACTGCTCCCAGCCCATCTACTATGGAGGAATGCCAACAATCGTTAATGTCACCATCCTCAATGGCATGGGAGTCACAGGAAGAATTGTGGATAAG CCTGAGTGGCGGCCCTATTTACCACAGAATGGAGACAACATTGAAGTGGCCTTCTCCTACTCCTCCGTGTTATGGCCTTGGTCAGGCTACCTGGCCATCTCCATTTCTGTGACCAAGAAGGCAGCTTCCTGGGAAGGCATCGCACAGGGCCACATCATGATCACAGTGGCTTCTCCAGCAGAGACAGAA tcaaAAAATGGTGCCGAACATACTTCCACAGTGAAGCTTCCAATTAAGGTGAAGATCATTCCCACCCCTCCTCGAAGCAAGAGAGTCCTCTGGGACCAGTATCACAACCTCCGCTACCCACCAGGCTACTTCCCCAGGGACAACTTGCGGATGAAGAATGATCCTTTAGACTG GAATGGCGACCATGTCCACACCAACTTCAGGGACATGTACCAGCATCTGCGCAGCATGGGTTACTTCGTGGAGGTGCTCGGGGCCCCATTCACATGCTTTGACGCTACACAGTACG GCACTTTGCTTATGGTGGACAGTGAGGAAGAGTACTTCCCTGAGGAGATTGCCAAGCTGAGGAGGGACGTGGACAATGGCCTCTCCCTTGTCATCTTCAGTGACTGGTACAACACTTCTGTTATGAGGAAAGTGAAGTTTTACGATGAGAACACAAG GCAGTGGTGGATGCCAGATACTGGAGGAGCCAACATCCCAGCTCTGAACGAGCTGCTGTCTGTGTGGAACATGGGGTTCAGTGACGGCCTTTATGAAGGAGAATTTTCCCTGGCAAACCATGACA TGTATTATGCGTCGGGTTGCAGCATCGCCAAGTTTCCAGAAGATGGTGTCGTGATCACACAGACTTTCAAGGACCAAG GATTGGAGGTCTTAAAACAAGAGATGGAAATTGTTGAAAATGTTCCCATTTTGGGGCTTTATCAGATCCCAGCAGAGGGTGGAGGCCGGATCGTGTTGTATGGAGACTCCAATTGCTTGGATGACAGTCACAGACAGAAGG ACTGCTTTTGGCTTCTGGATGCGCTCCTTCAGTACACATCGTATGGCGTGACCCCTCCCAGCCTCAGCCATTCAGGAAATCGGCAGCGCCCACCCAGTGGAGCTGGCTTGGTCCCTCCTGAAAGAATGGAAG GAAACCACCTTCATCGGTACTCCAAGGTTCTTGAGGCCCACTTGGGAGACCCAAAACCTCGACCTCTTCCAGCCTGTCCACACTTATCATGGGCGAAGCCACAGCCTGTGAATGAGACTGCACCCAG TAATCTTTGGAAACATCAGAAGCTGCTCTCCATTGACCTGGACAAAGTAGTGTTACCCAACTTTCGATCGAATCGCCCTCAAGTGAGACCTTTGTCCCCTGGAGAAAGTGGTGCCTGGGACATTCCTGGAG GGATCATGCCCGGCCGCTACAACCAAGAGGTGGGTCAGACcattcctgtctttgccttccttgGAGCCATGGTGGCCTTGGCCTTCTTTGTGGTACAGATCAGCAAGGCCAAAAGCCGGCCGAAGCGGAGGCGGCCCAGGGCAAAGCGTCCACAGCTTGCACAGCAGACCCACCCACCAAGGACCCCGTCAGTGTGA
- the Mbtps1 gene encoding membrane-bound transcription factor site-1 protease isoform X3, which yields MKLINIWLLLLVVLLCGKKHLGDRLGKKAFEKAPCLSCSHLTLKVEFSSTVVEYEYIVAFNGYFTAKARNSFISSALKSSEVDNWRIIPRNNPSSDYPSDFEVIQIKEKQKAGLLTLEDHPNIKRVTPQRKVFRSLKFAESDPIVPCNETRWSQKWQSSRPLKRASLSLGSGFWHATGRHSSRRLLRAIPRQVAQTLQADVLWQMGYTGANVRVAVFDTGLSEKHPHFKNVKERTNWTNERTLDDGLGHGTFVAGVIASMRECQGFAPDAELHIFRVFTNNQVSYTSWFLDAFNYAILKKIDVLNLSIGGPDFMDHPFVDKVWELTANNVIMVSAIGNDGPLYGTVQNRELVNPASVKQALIASARRLPGVNMFEQGHGKLDLLRAYQILSSYKPQASLSPSYIDLTECPYMWPYCSQPIYYGGMPTIVNVTILNGMGVTGRIVDKPEWRPYLPQNGDNIEVAFSYSSVLWPWSGYLAISISVTKKAASWEGIAQGHIMITVASPAETESKNGAEHTSTVKLPIKVKIIPTPPRSKRVLWDQYHNLRYPPGYFPRDNLRMKNDPLDWNGDHVHTNFRDMYQHLRSMGYFVEVLGAPFTCFDATQYGTLLMVDSEEEYFPEEIAKLRRDVDNGLSLVIFSDWYNTSVMRKVKFYDENTRQWWMPDTGGANIPALNELLSVWNMGFSDGLYEGEFSLANHDMYYASGCSIAKFPEDGVVITQTFKDQGLEVLKQEMEIVENVPILGLYQIPAEGGGRIVLYGDSNCLDDSHRQKDCFWLLDALLQYTSYGVTPPSLSHSGNRQRPPSGAGLVPPERMEGNHLHRYSKVLEAHLGDPKPRPLPACPHLSWAKPQPVNETAPSNLWKHQKLLSIDLDKVVLPNFRSNRPQVRPLSPGESGAWDIPGGIMPGRYNQEVGQTIPVFAFLGAMVALAFFVVQISKAKSRPKRRRPRAKRPQLAQQTHPPRTPSV from the exons AATATATTGTGGCTTTCAACGGGTACTTCACAGCCAAAGCTAGAAACTCATTTATTTCAAGCGCTCTGAAAAGCAGTGAAGTAGACAACTGGAGAATTATACCTCGGAACAACCCATCCAGTGACTACCCTAGTGATTTTGAGGTGATTcagataaaagagaaacagaaggctgGGCTGCTCACACTTGAAGATCATCCAAACATCAAGCGGGTGACCCCTCAGCGGAAAGTCTTTCGTTCCCTGAAGTTTGCTGAAT CTGACCCCATTGTGCCATGTAATGAAACCCGGTGGAGCCAGAAGTGGCAGTCATCACGACCCCTGAAAAGGGCCAGTCTCTCCCTGGGCTCTGGATTCTGGCATGCAACAGGAAGACATTCAAGTCGACGATTGCTGAGAGCCATTCCTCGACAGGTTGCACAGACattgcaggcagatgtgctgtGGCAGATGGGATACACAG GTGCTAATGTCAGGGTTGCTGTTTTTGATACTGGGCTCAGTGAGAAGCATCCACACTTCAAGAatgtgaaggagagaaccaactggaCCAATGAGCGGACCCTGGATGATG GGCTGGGTCATGGCACATTTGTTGCAGGTGTGATTGCCAGCATGAGGGAGTGCCAGGGATTTGCCCCAGATGCAGAACTGCACATCTTCAGGGTCTTTACCAACAATCAG GTGTCTTACACATCTTGGTTTTTGGACGCCTTCAACTATGCCATCCTAAAGAAGATTGACGTTCTAAACCTTAGCATTGGCGGTCCTGACTTCATGGATCATCCCTTTGTTGATAAG GTGTGGGAATTAACAGCTAACAATGTAATCATGGTTTCTGCTATCGGCAATGACGGACCTCTTTATGG CACAGTGCAGAATCGGGAGCTAGTGAATCCTGCCAGTGTGAAACAAGCTCTGATTGCATCAGCCCGGAGGCTTCCTGGTGTCAACATGTTTGAGCAAGGCCATGGCAAGCTGGATCTGCTGCGAGCCTATCAAATCCTCAGCAGCTACAAACCACAGGCAAG CTTGAGTCCTAGCTACATCGACCTGACTGAGTGTCCCTACATGTGGCCCTACTGCTCCCAGCCCATCTACTATGGAGGAATGCCAACAATCGTTAATGTCACCATCCTCAATGGCATGGGAGTCACAGGAAGAATTGTGGATAAG CCTGAGTGGCGGCCCTATTTACCACAGAATGGAGACAACATTGAAGTGGCCTTCTCCTACTCCTCCGTGTTATGGCCTTGGTCAGGCTACCTGGCCATCTCCATTTCTGTGACCAAGAAGGCAGCTTCCTGGGAAGGCATCGCACAGGGCCACATCATGATCACAGTGGCTTCTCCAGCAGAGACAGAA tcaaAAAATGGTGCCGAACATACTTCCACAGTGAAGCTTCCAATTAAGGTGAAGATCATTCCCACCCCTCCTCGAAGCAAGAGAGTCCTCTGGGACCAGTATCACAACCTCCGCTACCCACCAGGCTACTTCCCCAGGGACAACTTGCGGATGAAGAATGATCCTTTAGACTG GAATGGCGACCATGTCCACACCAACTTCAGGGACATGTACCAGCATCTGCGCAGCATGGGTTACTTCGTGGAGGTGCTCGGGGCCCCATTCACATGCTTTGACGCTACACAGTACG GCACTTTGCTTATGGTGGACAGTGAGGAAGAGTACTTCCCTGAGGAGATTGCCAAGCTGAGGAGGGACGTGGACAATGGCCTCTCCCTTGTCATCTTCAGTGACTGGTACAACACTTCTGTTATGAGGAAAGTGAAGTTTTACGATGAGAACACAAG GCAGTGGTGGATGCCAGATACTGGAGGAGCCAACATCCCAGCTCTGAACGAGCTGCTGTCTGTGTGGAACATGGGGTTCAGTGACGGCCTTTATGAAGGAGAATTTTCCCTGGCAAACCATGACA TGTATTATGCGTCGGGTTGCAGCATCGCCAAGTTTCCAGAAGATGGTGTCGTGATCACACAGACTTTCAAGGACCAAG GATTGGAGGTCTTAAAACAAGAGATGGAAATTGTTGAAAATGTTCCCATTTTGGGGCTTTATCAGATCCCAGCAGAGGGTGGAGGCCGGATCGTGTTGTATGGAGACTCCAATTGCTTGGATGACAGTCACAGACAGAAGG ACTGCTTTTGGCTTCTGGATGCGCTCCTTCAGTACACATCGTATGGCGTGACCCCTCCCAGCCTCAGCCATTCAGGAAATCGGCAGCGCCCACCCAGTGGAGCTGGCTTGGTCCCTCCTGAAAGAATGGAAG GAAACCACCTTCATCGGTACTCCAAGGTTCTTGAGGCCCACTTGGGAGACCCAAAACCTCGACCTCTTCCAGCCTGTCCACACTTATCATGGGCGAAGCCACAGCCTGTGAATGAGACTGCACCCAG TAATCTTTGGAAACATCAGAAGCTGCTCTCCATTGACCTGGACAAAGTAGTGTTACCCAACTTTCGATCGAATCGCCCTCAAGTGAGACCTTTGTCCCCTGGAGAAAGTGGTGCCTGGGACATTCCTGGAG GGATCATGCCCGGCCGCTACAACCAAGAGGTGGGTCAGACcattcctgtctttgccttccttgGAGCCATGGTGGCCTTGGCCTTCTTTGTGGTACAGATCAGCAAGGCCAAAAGCCGGCCGAAGCGGAGGCGGCCCAGGGCAAAGCGTCCACAGCTTGCACAGCAGACCCACCCACCAAGGACCCCGTCAGTGTGA
- the Mbtps1 gene encoding membrane-bound transcription factor site-1 protease isoform X2, producing the protein MKLINIWLLLLVVLLCGKKHLGDRLGKKAFEKAPCLSCSHLTLKVEFSSTVVEYEYIVAFNGYFTAKARNSFISSALKSSEVDNWRIIPRNNPSSDYPSDFEVIQIKEKQKAGLLTLEDHPNIKRVTPQRKVFRSLKFAESDPIVPCNETRWSQKWQSSRPLKRASLSLGSGFWHATGRHSSRRLLRAIPRQVAQTLQADVLWQMGYTGANVRVAVFDTGLSEKHPHFKNVKERTNWTNERTLDDGLGHGTFVAGVIASMRECQGFAPDAELHIFRVFTNNQVSYTSWFLDAFNYAILKKIDVLNLSIGGPDFMDHPFVDKVWELTANNVIMVSAIGNDGPLYGTLNNPADQMDVIGVGGIDFEDNIARFSSRGMTTWELPGGYGRVKPDIVTYGAGVRGSGVKGGCRALSGTSVASPVVAGAVTLLVSTVQNRELVNPASVKQALIASARRLPGVNMFEQGHGKLDLLRAYQILSSYKPQASLSPSYIDLTECPYMWPYCSQPIYYGGMPTIVNVTILNGMGVTGRIVDKPEWRPYLPQNGDNIEVAFSYSSVLWPWSGYLAISISVTKKAASWEGIAQGHIMITVASPAETESKNGAEHTSTVKLPIKVKIIPTPPRSKRVLWDQYHNLRYPPGYFPRDNLRMKNDPLDWNGDHVHTNFRDMYQHLRSMGYFVEVLGAPFTCFDATQYGTLLMVDSEEEYFPEEIAKLRRDVDNGLSLVIFSDWYNTSVMRKVKFYDENTRQWWMPDTGGANIPALNELLSVWNMGFSDGLYEGEFSLANHDMYYASGCSIAKFPEDGVVITQTFKDQGLEVLKQEMEIVENVPILGLYQIPAEGGGRIVLYGDSNCLDDSHRQKGNHLHRYSKVLEAHLGDPKPRPLPACPHLSWAKPQPVNETAPSNLWKHQKLLSIDLDKVVLPNFRSNRPQVRPLSPGESGAWDIPGGIMPGRYNQEVGQTIPVFAFLGAMVALAFFVVQISKAKSRPKRRRPRAKRPQLAQQTHPPRTPSV; encoded by the exons AATATATTGTGGCTTTCAACGGGTACTTCACAGCCAAAGCTAGAAACTCATTTATTTCAAGCGCTCTGAAAAGCAGTGAAGTAGACAACTGGAGAATTATACCTCGGAACAACCCATCCAGTGACTACCCTAGTGATTTTGAGGTGATTcagataaaagagaaacagaaggctgGGCTGCTCACACTTGAAGATCATCCAAACATCAAGCGGGTGACCCCTCAGCGGAAAGTCTTTCGTTCCCTGAAGTTTGCTGAAT CTGACCCCATTGTGCCATGTAATGAAACCCGGTGGAGCCAGAAGTGGCAGTCATCACGACCCCTGAAAAGGGCCAGTCTCTCCCTGGGCTCTGGATTCTGGCATGCAACAGGAAGACATTCAAGTCGACGATTGCTGAGAGCCATTCCTCGACAGGTTGCACAGACattgcaggcagatgtgctgtGGCAGATGGGATACACAG GTGCTAATGTCAGGGTTGCTGTTTTTGATACTGGGCTCAGTGAGAAGCATCCACACTTCAAGAatgtgaaggagagaaccaactggaCCAATGAGCGGACCCTGGATGATG GGCTGGGTCATGGCACATTTGTTGCAGGTGTGATTGCCAGCATGAGGGAGTGCCAGGGATTTGCCCCAGATGCAGAACTGCACATCTTCAGGGTCTTTACCAACAATCAG GTGTCTTACACATCTTGGTTTTTGGACGCCTTCAACTATGCCATCCTAAAGAAGATTGACGTTCTAAACCTTAGCATTGGCGGTCCTGACTTCATGGATCATCCCTTTGTTGATAAG GTGTGGGAATTAACAGCTAACAATGTAATCATGGTTTCTGCTATCGGCAATGACGGACCTCTTTATGG CACTCTGAATAACCCTGCTGATCAGATGGATGTGATTGGAGTGGGTGGCATTGACTTTGAAGATAACATCGCCCGCTTTTCTTCCAGGGGAATGACTACCTGG GAACTACCAGGAGGCTATGGTCGTGTGAAACCTGACATTGTCACCTATGGTGCCGGAGTGCGGGGTTCCGGTGTGAAAGGGGGCTGCCGGGCACTCTCGGGGACCAGTGTCGCTTCCCCAGTGGTTGCTGGGGCTGTCACCTTGTTAGTAAG CACAGTGCAGAATCGGGAGCTAGTGAATCCTGCCAGTGTGAAACAAGCTCTGATTGCATCAGCCCGGAGGCTTCCTGGTGTCAACATGTTTGAGCAAGGCCATGGCAAGCTGGATCTGCTGCGAGCCTATCAAATCCTCAGCAGCTACAAACCACAGGCAAG CTTGAGTCCTAGCTACATCGACCTGACTGAGTGTCCCTACATGTGGCCCTACTGCTCCCAGCCCATCTACTATGGAGGAATGCCAACAATCGTTAATGTCACCATCCTCAATGGCATGGGAGTCACAGGAAGAATTGTGGATAAG CCTGAGTGGCGGCCCTATTTACCACAGAATGGAGACAACATTGAAGTGGCCTTCTCCTACTCCTCCGTGTTATGGCCTTGGTCAGGCTACCTGGCCATCTCCATTTCTGTGACCAAGAAGGCAGCTTCCTGGGAAGGCATCGCACAGGGCCACATCATGATCACAGTGGCTTCTCCAGCAGAGACAGAA tcaaAAAATGGTGCCGAACATACTTCCACAGTGAAGCTTCCAATTAAGGTGAAGATCATTCCCACCCCTCCTCGAAGCAAGAGAGTCCTCTGGGACCAGTATCACAACCTCCGCTACCCACCAGGCTACTTCCCCAGGGACAACTTGCGGATGAAGAATGATCCTTTAGACTG GAATGGCGACCATGTCCACACCAACTTCAGGGACATGTACCAGCATCTGCGCAGCATGGGTTACTTCGTGGAGGTGCTCGGGGCCCCATTCACATGCTTTGACGCTACACAGTACG GCACTTTGCTTATGGTGGACAGTGAGGAAGAGTACTTCCCTGAGGAGATTGCCAAGCTGAGGAGGGACGTGGACAATGGCCTCTCCCTTGTCATCTTCAGTGACTGGTACAACACTTCTGTTATGAGGAAAGTGAAGTTTTACGATGAGAACACAAG GCAGTGGTGGATGCCAGATACTGGAGGAGCCAACATCCCAGCTCTGAACGAGCTGCTGTCTGTGTGGAACATGGGGTTCAGTGACGGCCTTTATGAAGGAGAATTTTCCCTGGCAAACCATGACA TGTATTATGCGTCGGGTTGCAGCATCGCCAAGTTTCCAGAAGATGGTGTCGTGATCACACAGACTTTCAAGGACCAAG GATTGGAGGTCTTAAAACAAGAGATGGAAATTGTTGAAAATGTTCCCATTTTGGGGCTTTATCAGATCCCAGCAGAGGGTGGAGGCCGGATCGTGTTGTATGGAGACTCCAATTGCTTGGATGACAGTCACAGACAGAAGG GAAACCACCTTCATCGGTACTCCAAGGTTCTTGAGGCCCACTTGGGAGACCCAAAACCTCGACCTCTTCCAGCCTGTCCACACTTATCATGGGCGAAGCCACAGCCTGTGAATGAGACTGCACCCAG TAATCTTTGGAAACATCAGAAGCTGCTCTCCATTGACCTGGACAAAGTAGTGTTACCCAACTTTCGATCGAATCGCCCTCAAGTGAGACCTTTGTCCCCTGGAGAAAGTGGTGCCTGGGACATTCCTGGAG GGATCATGCCCGGCCGCTACAACCAAGAGGTGGGTCAGACcattcctgtctttgccttccttgGAGCCATGGTGGCCTTGGCCTTCTTTGTGGTACAGATCAGCAAGGCCAAAAGCCGGCCGAAGCGGAGGCGGCCCAGGGCAAAGCGTCCACAGCTTGCACAGCAGACCCACCCACCAAGGACCCCGTCAGTGTGA